The genomic segment CGCCCAGTTTGCGCCCTTCGCCGCGCTGAGCGAGAAAAGTTGATTTCCAAATTTTATTTCCGAACTTTTCCGATCATTTCCGATCATTTCTGGCCATTTCCGGTCATTTCTGGCCATTTCCGATCTTTTCCGAACTTTTCCGAACATTTCCGAACTTTTACGAACTTTCCCGAACTTTTCCGAACTTTTACGAACTTTCCCGAACTTTTCTGGCCATTTCCGGTCATTTCCGAACGATCGGAAAAGATCGGAAATAATCGGATTTGACCGGATTTCTACTACCCAAAAGACAATACAAAAAAGGGCTGCCCCAAAAGACAGCCCTCATTAGTTCCTTTCGATTAACTTTTCAAAATATTGGTGCATCCATGCTTCTATATTATCTTCGCGCATATTCCCATCGCCATAGCACCCTGGTAGATGGTCACGCAAAAGGTCTGCGTTTTCTTCCAGATAATAGAACTCCAAAAAGGCTTTGTGATAGTCTGTGTCTATTGCAGCTTGAGTTAATTCTTTAAAGCCTTCTTCAGCTGAGATCATACCGTCGAGAACCTGATGAGCCACCCATAGAGCATATTGATAGAATGCATCATCATTGCTAATGTCCAAATCCAATTCATGAAAAATGGTTTCGACAAGTGATGAAAATTCAATGGGATTCATATTCTTATCCTCACCTGCTAATTGAATGATGCCTGGTGTCTGGAATCCTTTTTCCATCATTTCTATAGCCCACCATTTCCACTCTTTGGAAAACCCTTTCCTGAGCTTGTATAAATACAAGACATTAGGTGTACAGGGAACTTCTTGAATAATCGATGACAACCTTCCACTTAACTTAGGGAATTTTTCCACAATATCATCTGAGACTAATGTCTTTTTGTGATATCCAATAATTCCATGAAACATTTCATTCCAATCCATAGCTGTAAATTCCGATTTATCTGTTTACATTTCTATCTTTTTAATCACCTTGGCTGGAACGCCACCAACAATGGTATTCGGTTCCACATCCTTTGTCACTACTGCACCAGCAGCTACTACGGCTCCATCGCCAATAGTCACGCCTGCAAGAACGGTGGCATTGGCTCCAATCCATACGTTTTTGCCGATGTGAATTGGTGCATAGCTCATGCTCTGGCGGTTGGCCGGGTCAAGGTCGTGATTGATGGTTGCCAGCACGACGTTGTGACCTATGAGTGCACCCTCGTCGATGGTGATGCCGCCCTGGTCTTGGAACTTACAACCCATGTTGATGAAGACCCGTTCACCAACGATAGTGTTCTTGCCGCAATCGGTATGAAACGGAGGGAACAGGCCTACCGTCTTGGGGACCTCACGCCCCCAAAGTTGTTCCAGCAAATCGTGCAACTGCTC from the Prevotella sp. E15-22 genome contains:
- a CDS encoding DapH/DapD/GlmU-related protein gives rise to the protein MTIQEFRDYMASGKPVVGGGDVHMMFHQLSQEALKITAEINGKYHTPEQLHDLLEQLWGREVPKTVGLFPPFHTDCGKNTIVGERVFINMGCKFQDQGGITIDEGALIGHNVVLATINHDLDPANRQSMSYAPIHIGKNVWIGANATVLAGVTIGDGAVVAAGAVVTKDVEPNTIVGGVPAKVIKKIEM